One Prosthecobacter dejongeii DNA window includes the following coding sequences:
- a CDS encoding S41 family peptidase has translation MKTMLAWCLLAGFTLAGELPTSPSGEGGAAKVEEVSQTAVQAAFQILRSEYIRGGDLTFDELNRAAFQGLLERLDLGAELMRKADAERPMLRRGILAEMLTPEIAYLRPLAFAEEEAGQMAVHLKKQVEAKVPYLILDLRSAVPPGDFAVAAAMLELFVPRAELLFKLKQVGREDAQLFIANRGPIWTQPLVVLVDGETCNLGETMAAVLRERKQALIIGSKTRGATVRYETLPLDAEWVLRFARAEMLLAGDRALFRVGLVPDFLLDLPVPVKRQIFDAAGPVKESLFDRNRLRYNEAALIARKNPELDAYIRRSAGEELSDDRPVLRDIVLQRAVDMLSSRTHLQGSALKWPTGQKRLEPAAPAEVKKAQPVKP, from the coding sequence ATGAAAACGATGCTCGCCTGGTGCCTGCTGGCGGGGTTTACCCTAGCGGGTGAGCTGCCGACATCCCCATCGGGTGAAGGGGGGGCGGCCAAGGTGGAGGAAGTTTCCCAGACGGCGGTGCAGGCAGCCTTTCAGATCCTGCGTAGTGAATACATTCGAGGTGGAGACCTGACCTTTGATGAGTTGAATCGCGCGGCCTTTCAGGGACTGTTGGAGCGGCTTGATCTGGGGGCCGAACTGATGCGCAAAGCGGATGCGGAGCGCCCCATGCTGCGACGTGGAATCTTGGCGGAGATGCTGACGCCTGAGATCGCCTACCTAAGGCCTTTGGCTTTTGCCGAAGAAGAGGCAGGGCAAATGGCAGTGCATCTCAAAAAACAAGTGGAGGCCAAGGTGCCTTACCTGATTCTGGACCTGCGTAGTGCGGTGCCACCGGGGGATTTTGCCGTGGCTGCAGCGATGCTGGAGCTCTTCGTTCCACGTGCGGAATTGCTCTTTAAACTGAAGCAGGTGGGACGTGAAGATGCGCAACTTTTCATTGCCAATCGCGGACCCATCTGGACACAGCCCCTGGTGGTGCTGGTGGATGGTGAGACTTGCAATCTGGGGGAAACGATGGCGGCTGTGCTGCGGGAGCGAAAGCAGGCGCTCATTATTGGTAGCAAGACCCGAGGTGCCACGGTGCGCTATGAAACGCTGCCGTTGGATGCGGAATGGGTGCTGAGGTTTGCCCGAGCGGAAATGTTGCTTGCGGGGGATCGTGCGCTTTTTCGCGTGGGGCTGGTGCCAGACTTTTTGTTAGACTTGCCGGTTCCTGTGAAGCGGCAGATTTTCGATGCAGCGGGGCCGGTGAAAGAGAGCCTCTTTGATCGGAATCGTCTGCGTTACAATGAGGCGGCGTTGATCGCGAGAAAGAACCCTGAACTGGACGCCTACATTCGCCGCAGTGCTGGTGAAGAATTGAGCGATGACCGTCCGGTTTTGCGAGATATTGTCCTCCAGCGTGCAGTGGATATGCTAAGTTCACGCACGCACCTTCAGGGCAGCGCGCTGAAATGGCCCACTGGCCAAAAGCGGCTTGAACCTGCTGCCCCTGCTGAGGTGAAGAAAGCACAACCTGTGAAACCTTGA
- a CDS encoding phosphoglycerate dehydrogenase yields the protein MLLAEAGNPPMLKVFTMRVLLTTTSYQDTPGDHHALLESQGYEIHRERGPLPESKMLELAGQFDAFLCGDDEITTAVLDKAQPRLRVISKYGIGLDKINVEECTARKLPVLFTPGVNHTTVAEHTFCLLLALVRNLVDSANSVRAGQWKRVTGNEIWNKKIGIVGLGRIGQEVAKRAIAFGMEVHGMDIYWPEAFAKENHVTRHETIESLIAAVDVLSLHANLSESTKHLVRADRIALAKPGLLVVNTSRAELVHMPDMIAALDAGTIGGYGTDVLDEEPPPADHALLKHPKALITPHIGSRTYESVPRQAMRATLNLVNYLKGEKDVIQANKF from the coding sequence ATGCTTCTTGCCGAGGCGGGCAATCCGCCCATGCTAAAGGTCTTTACCATGCGCGTTCTGCTCACCACCACCAGCTACCAAGACACCCCCGGCGACCATCATGCTTTGCTCGAATCCCAAGGGTATGAGATCCATCGCGAGCGCGGACCTTTGCCAGAAAGCAAGATGCTGGAGCTAGCGGGTCAGTTCGATGCCTTTCTTTGTGGAGATGATGAGATCACGACAGCGGTGCTAGACAAGGCGCAGCCACGGCTGCGGGTGATCAGCAAGTACGGTATCGGACTGGACAAGATCAATGTGGAGGAGTGCACAGCGCGGAAGCTGCCGGTGCTTTTCACCCCCGGTGTGAATCACACCACGGTGGCGGAGCATACTTTCTGCCTGCTGCTGGCCCTGGTGCGCAATCTCGTGGATAGCGCCAATTCTGTACGTGCCGGACAGTGGAAGCGCGTGACGGGCAATGAGATCTGGAACAAGAAGATCGGTATCGTGGGCTTGGGCCGCATCGGCCAGGAAGTGGCGAAGCGGGCGATCGCCTTTGGTATGGAAGTGCACGGCATGGATATCTACTGGCCGGAAGCTTTTGCGAAAGAAAACCATGTGACTCGCCATGAGACCATTGAGAGCCTGATCGCGGCGGTGGATGTGCTGAGCCTGCATGCGAACCTGAGCGAAAGCACGAAGCACCTCGTTCGTGCGGACCGCATTGCCCTGGCGAAACCGGGCCTGCTGGTGGTGAACACTTCCCGCGCGGAACTGGTGCACATGCCGGACATGATAGCGGCCCTGGATGCAGGAACGATCGGGGGATACGGAACCGATGTGCTGGACGAGGAGCCACCGCCGGCGGATCACGCACTGTTGAAGCACCCGAAGGCACTCATCACGCCGCACATCGGCTCCCGCACGTATGAAAGCGTTCCGCGCCAGGCCATGCGTGCAACGCTGAATCTGGTGAACTACCTGAAAGGCGAGAAGGATGTGATCCAGGCGAACAAGTTTTAA
- a CDS encoding L,D-transpeptidase family protein — translation MTCARPGIARLGLALAAGALLSHCTSAPKSEVVVSVKDQRMGLYEEGVLKKQYVVSTSKFGLGDQPNSYRTPVGKHEIIAKIGKGLPAGAVLKSRSWNGEVLKPNAPGRDPIVSRILWLRGLESSNRNAMRRYIYIHGTTEENRLGQPASYGCIRMGMKDVVEVFDGVGIGAKVVVTKDHLPHGKKADEPKVEPVAEPAAAPVHVTPPAATPQIAAAPAPSGPQTPEKAAALAAAAAAPVPAAPIPLVEEPKSSLFSFLPWSRKAKPAEAAPIQAPVIAPQPDAKVKVSVTNKKSGLKTDGVHQIGPIAPEPIAKGKGKKDRVEKVSSATSTLTRLLGLNAHS, via the coding sequence ATGACATGCGCCCGGCCAGGGATCGCTAGGCTGGGTCTGGCGCTCGCGGCGGGTGCACTGCTGAGTCATTGCACTTCAGCCCCGAAGTCGGAAGTCGTCGTCAGCGTCAAGGACCAGCGGATGGGTCTCTATGAAGAGGGCGTGCTGAAAAAGCAGTATGTCGTCTCCACTTCGAAATTTGGCCTGGGAGACCAACCCAACAGCTATCGCACCCCCGTGGGCAAGCATGAGATCATTGCCAAGATTGGCAAAGGTCTGCCTGCTGGTGCTGTCCTAAAAAGCCGCTCTTGGAATGGCGAAGTCCTGAAGCCGAATGCCCCCGGGCGTGACCCCATTGTCTCCCGCATCCTCTGGCTGCGCGGTCTGGAAAGCAGCAATCGCAACGCGATGCGCCGCTACATCTACATCCACGGCACGACCGAAGAAAACCGCCTGGGCCAGCCTGCCAGCTACGGCTGCATTCGAATGGGCATGAAGGATGTGGTAGAAGTCTTCGATGGCGTTGGCATCGGTGCCAAGGTTGTCGTCACCAAAGATCACCTCCCTCACGGCAAAAAAGCCGATGAGCCGAAAGTCGAGCCAGTGGCTGAACCCGCCGCCGCTCCTGTCCATGTGACACCCCCCGCCGCCACGCCGCAGATCGCTGCGGCCCCTGCCCCAAGCGGCCCGCAGACACCTGAAAAAGCAGCCGCCTTGGCCGCTGCCGCTGCCGCTCCCGTGCCAGCAGCGCCAATCCCTTTGGTCGAAGAGCCTAAATCATCCCTCTTCTCCTTCCTGCCGTGGTCACGCAAGGCAAAGCCCGCCGAAGCTGCACCGATTCAGGCCCCAGTCATCGCTCCTCAGCCTGACGCCAAGGTCAAGGTCTCCGTCACCAACAAAAAATCTGGCCTCAAGACGGACGGAGTTCACCAGATCGGCCCTATCGCCCCGGAGCCCATCGCCAAAGGCAAAGGCAAAAAAGACCGCGTGGAAAAAGTCTCCTCTGCCACAAGCACTCTCACACGCTTGCTCGGCCTCAACGCCCACAGCTAA
- a CDS encoding DUF2149 domain-containing protein: MKRHRKIRPWDESPDDDPAAGLLNLFDVWIAFAAALLLAIVSYESLSTESRSTIQKEGTPEMEIIHQNGTQLEHFRASPQTLGGDGQRLGTAYRLKSGEVIYVPESPASPPPTTAP, encoded by the coding sequence ATGAAAAGGCACCGAAAAATCCGCCCGTGGGACGAATCCCCGGATGACGATCCCGCCGCCGGTTTGCTGAATCTTTTTGACGTCTGGATCGCCTTCGCAGCCGCCCTTTTGCTGGCCATCGTCAGTTACGAAAGCCTGTCCACTGAGAGTCGCAGCACCATCCAGAAAGAGGGCACACCCGAGATGGAAATCATCCACCAGAACGGCACCCAGTTAGAACATTTTCGCGCCAGCCCCCAAACCCTGGGCGGAGATGGCCAGCGACTCGGCACTGCCTATCGGTTAAAATCAGGAGAGGTCATCTACGTCCCTGAATCCCCTGCCTCGCCACCGCCCACCACCGCCCCCTAA
- a CDS encoding PSD1 and planctomycete cytochrome C domain-containing protein — translation MAATVVYAMVSSMLVRLPFAIAALLPLFAHSEEPLSFSRDVLPILSDNCLSCHGQDEAHRKADLRLDTHEGALAVMKPGQPEASDLLARILTQDLDELMPPPKSHKPRLTSAQAEVIRRWIAEGAVWGKHWAFEKPVKTTVRGHPVDHFVSAQLSKAGLTLAPTAPVHTLARRLSFDLTGLPPTPAEVAAFSKTSYEAQVDRLLALPHFGERMAMAWLDAARYADTDGFQADANRTNWPWRDYVIQSFNENKPFDQFTLEQFAGDLLPNATAEQKVATCFHRNHMTNGEGGRDKEESRVDYVIDRVNTTGTVWLGLTLGCTQCHTHKFDPITHADYYSLAAFFNSVDEDGSAGTKAQPYLSYQSPHASRAVSEAEALVAQRQPLEKQARTDAEKPFTQWLTARHAEVRQGFTAWHRLRGKLESQEGTLLKQEADGSVQASGPNPKQDDYRLITSISLPRITGLRLEVLPHASHTRGGLSRGASGEFILTDIKVQVRRRGSSQIRDIPVRNAVADHEGGKGASREYGAVKGTLDDDPRNGWTTVGAPQSQPHTAVFALAAPLVLEAEEELIFTLLHRSTNGDANIGRFRLSATDQPGPAVNELATAPLEQLAAAKATDLTALDKTLRDRLFAQFLEDHAPYQLAKASLDRASAQLKETKNAAGKLNVMVLAERKEPRDTHILLRGVWDKHGDKVTHNVPPAIAPWPEGQPRNRLGLARWITSRDNPLTARVFVNHVWQMCFGAGLVRTPDDFGLQGERPTHPELLDWLAVDFMEHGWDVKHLIKRIVTSATYRQDSAASADLLARDPQNRLLARGPRFRLPSWMLRDAALTATGLLNPALGGPPVRPYQPEGVWEENFMGRFTYEPSEGAAQYRRTLYAFWRRSIAPTFLFDNAQRRVCEVGVSRTNTPLQALTLLNDATMMEAAATLAEQMMRQNQPVKSRLQHLYLHVLSRPATSQEIAILTRELDRALTHYRAHPQDAENYLTSLPVPPAKTAPLPDLAAHTLIASLVLNLDEAITHE, via the coding sequence ATGGCGGCCACCGTTGTTTATGCCATGGTCTCGTCCATGCTGGTCCGTCTCCCCTTCGCCATCGCCGCCCTGCTGCCGCTCTTCGCCCACAGCGAAGAGCCGCTCAGTTTCAGCCGCGATGTCCTGCCCATCCTGTCGGACAATTGCCTGAGCTGCCACGGCCAGGACGAAGCCCATCGCAAGGCTGACCTCCGCCTGGACACCCACGAAGGCGCGCTTGCCGTCATGAAACCGGGCCAACCCGAGGCCAGCGACCTCCTCGCCCGCATCCTCACCCAGGACCTGGACGAGCTGATGCCGCCACCGAAATCGCACAAGCCCCGCCTCACCTCTGCCCAGGCCGAGGTCATCCGTCGCTGGATCGCCGAAGGAGCTGTGTGGGGCAAACACTGGGCCTTTGAAAAGCCCGTCAAAACCACCGTCCGGGGTCATCCCGTGGATCACTTCGTCTCAGCGCAATTGTCCAAAGCCGGGCTCACGCTCGCCCCCACAGCCCCTGTTCACACCCTCGCCCGCCGCCTCTCCTTTGACCTCACGGGCCTGCCGCCTACCCCAGCCGAAGTCGCGGCATTTTCCAAAACCTCCTATGAAGCCCAGGTGGACCGCCTGCTAGCCTTGCCTCATTTCGGCGAGCGCATGGCCATGGCCTGGCTAGATGCCGCCCGTTATGCCGATACCGATGGCTTCCAGGCCGATGCCAACCGCACTAACTGGCCATGGCGCGACTACGTGATCCAGTCCTTCAATGAGAATAAACCCTTCGACCAGTTCACGCTTGAGCAATTCGCCGGCGATCTTTTGCCCAATGCCACCGCCGAACAAAAAGTAGCGACGTGTTTTCATCGCAATCACATGACCAATGGTGAAGGTGGCCGTGACAAGGAGGAGTCCCGCGTGGACTACGTCATCGACCGCGTAAACACCACCGGCACCGTCTGGCTAGGCCTCACCCTCGGCTGCACCCAGTGCCACACGCACAAGTTTGATCCCATCACCCACGCGGATTACTACAGCCTCGCCGCCTTCTTCAACAGCGTGGATGAGGACGGCTCCGCCGGGACCAAGGCCCAGCCCTACCTCAGCTACCAGTCCCCCCACGCCTCTCGTGCCGTGAGCGAGGCTGAGGCCCTCGTAGCCCAGCGCCAACCTTTGGAGAAACAAGCCCGCACAGACGCTGAAAAACCCTTCACCCAGTGGCTCACCGCCCGCCACGCAGAGGTCCGTCAGGGCTTCACCGCCTGGCATCGGCTGCGCGGCAAGCTGGAGTCTCAGGAAGGCACCCTGCTAAAACAGGAGGCCGATGGCAGCGTGCAGGCCTCCGGGCCCAACCCGAAGCAAGATGATTACCGCCTCATCACCAGCATCTCTTTGCCCCGCATCACTGGATTGAGGCTGGAGGTGCTGCCCCATGCCAGTCACACCCGAGGAGGCCTTTCACGCGGGGCCAGCGGCGAATTCATCCTTACTGATATCAAGGTTCAGGTACGACGTCGCGGCAGCTCGCAGATTCGCGACATTCCCGTCCGCAATGCCGTGGCCGACCACGAAGGCGGTAAGGGAGCCTCCCGCGAATACGGCGCAGTCAAAGGCACCCTGGATGACGATCCACGCAACGGTTGGACCACTGTAGGCGCACCGCAGTCGCAGCCCCACACCGCCGTCTTTGCCCTCGCCGCCCCGCTGGTGCTGGAGGCTGAGGAAGAACTCATCTTCACCCTGCTGCACCGCTCCACGAATGGAGACGCCAACATCGGCCGCTTCCGCCTTTCCGCTACCGACCAACCCGGCCCCGCCGTCAACGAACTGGCCACCGCCCCGCTGGAACAGCTCGCCGCGGCCAAAGCCACCGACCTTACCGCCCTCGACAAAACCTTGCGTGATCGTTTGTTCGCGCAGTTCCTCGAAGACCACGCCCCGTATCAGCTCGCCAAGGCCTCCCTGGACCGCGCCAGTGCCCAGCTCAAAGAAACCAAGAATGCCGCTGGTAAGCTCAACGTCATGGTACTGGCCGAGCGCAAGGAACCCCGCGACACCCATATCCTTCTACGTGGCGTGTGGGACAAACACGGCGACAAAGTCACCCACAATGTCCCGCCCGCAATCGCCCCCTGGCCCGAGGGCCAGCCACGCAATCGGTTAGGCCTAGCCCGCTGGATCACCTCTCGCGACAATCCCCTCACCGCCCGCGTCTTTGTGAATCATGTATGGCAAATGTGCTTTGGCGCAGGCCTCGTGCGAACCCCCGATGACTTCGGTCTGCAGGGCGAGCGCCCCACCCATCCCGAATTGCTCGACTGGCTGGCCGTGGACTTCATGGAGCATGGCTGGGATGTGAAGCACTTGATCAAACGCATTGTCACCAGCGCCACCTACCGTCAGGACTCCGCCGCTAGTGCTGACCTGCTGGCCCGCGATCCGCAAAACCGCCTTCTCGCTCGAGGCCCCCGCTTCCGCTTGCCTAGCTGGATGCTGCGCGATGCTGCCCTCACCGCCACCGGTTTGCTGAATCCCGCCCTCGGCGGCCCGCCCGTGCGCCCCTACCAGCCCGAAGGCGTGTGGGAGGAAAACTTCATGGGCCGCTTCACCTATGAGCCCAGCGAAGGTGCCGCTCAGTACCGCCGCACCCTCTATGCCTTCTGGCGCCGCAGCATCGCTCCTACCTTCCTCTTCGACAACGCCCAGCGCCGCGTCTGCGAGGTCGGCGTCAGTCGCACCAACACCCCTTTGCAGGCTCTCACTCTCCTCAATGATGCAACGATGATGGAAGCCGCAGCCACCCTGGCCGAACAAATGATGCGGCAAAACCAGCCCGTCAAATCCCGCCTCCAGCACCTCTATCTGCACGTCCTCTCCCGCCCCGCCACTTCGCAGGAGATTGCCATCCTCACCCGCGAGCTTGACCGCGCCCTCACCCACTATCGGGCTCACCCCCAAGATGCGGAAAACTACCTCACTTCCCTCCCCGTCCCGCCTGCCAAAACCGCCCCCCTCCCCGACCTCGCCGCCCACACCCTCATCGCCAGCTTGGTCCTCAACCTAGACGAAGCCATCACCCATGAGTGA
- the polX gene encoding DNA polymerase/3'-5' exonuclease PolX — translation MTRETAAQILERVALLLELKGENPFKIRAYKTGAEVVESYPDDIMQLAMDGKLSGVKGIGEALRDKLHEMATTGKLEFFDKLRAEFPEGLLELFEVQGLGPKKIAALYSQLGVGSIADLKVACEDGTAAKISGFGEKTVVKILESIAFRDAHASEFRVDQVYAVAQTMLEALRDHPAVSRAEVCGSFRRGKETLHDLDFLCATKKPEEVIADFVRLPMVEKVIAQGGTKASVYTAGGLQCDLRAVSSAEYPFALNYFTGSKEHNVVMRQRALDKGWSLNEYGFTIVEGKEAPPIPEEIYNEAEIYRALGLDFIEPELRENSGEFEAAEHGQLPRLIELENLRGVFHNHTTASDGTASLREMAEAARDLGMQYLGIADHSKSSFQANGLNEARLRAQIAEIHALNEEFEGHFRLFSGTEVDILKDGSLDFSDELLSELDYCVASVHNVFNLPEAEMTKRIIRAIENPNVTMLGHVTGRLLLQRPSYAVNIPAIIDAAAATGTIIELNASAWRLDMDWRWWRLAKEKGVKCSINPDAHSTRGLQDVLFGVRAARKGWLTRKDVINCLPLGEVEQALRKGKA, via the coding sequence ATGACCCGCGAAACAGCTGCCCAGATTCTCGAACGAGTTGCTCTTCTCCTAGAACTTAAAGGGGAAAATCCGTTCAAAATCCGTGCGTACAAAACAGGGGCAGAAGTGGTGGAAAGCTACCCCGATGACATCATGCAACTTGCAATGGATGGCAAGTTATCAGGCGTGAAGGGCATCGGCGAGGCCCTGCGGGACAAGCTGCATGAGATGGCTACGACGGGTAAGCTGGAGTTTTTTGATAAGCTGCGGGCAGAATTTCCAGAGGGATTGCTTGAGCTTTTCGAAGTGCAGGGACTTGGGCCGAAAAAGATTGCGGCACTGTATTCGCAACTTGGTGTGGGCTCCATTGCGGATCTGAAAGTTGCCTGTGAGGACGGCACAGCGGCGAAGATCAGCGGTTTTGGCGAAAAGACGGTGGTGAAGATTTTGGAGAGCATTGCATTCCGGGATGCGCATGCTTCGGAATTCCGCGTGGACCAAGTGTATGCGGTGGCGCAGACGATGCTGGAGGCGCTGCGGGATCACCCGGCGGTGTCGCGGGCGGAGGTGTGCGGCAGTTTCCGTCGGGGTAAGGAGACGCTGCATGACCTGGACTTTCTGTGTGCGACGAAAAAGCCGGAGGAGGTGATCGCAGATTTTGTTAGGCTGCCGATGGTGGAAAAGGTGATCGCCCAGGGCGGCACGAAGGCCAGTGTTTACACCGCAGGTGGCCTGCAATGCGACCTGCGGGCCGTGAGCAGTGCTGAGTATCCTTTTGCGCTGAACTATTTCACCGGCAGCAAGGAGCACAATGTGGTGATGCGGCAGCGGGCGCTGGATAAGGGGTGGTCGCTGAATGAATACGGATTTACCATTGTGGAGGGCAAGGAGGCCCCGCCGATCCCGGAGGAGATCTACAATGAGGCGGAGATCTACCGTGCGCTGGGGCTGGACTTCATCGAGCCGGAACTGCGTGAAAATTCAGGTGAGTTCGAGGCGGCGGAGCATGGGCAACTGCCACGCCTGATCGAGCTGGAAAATCTGCGTGGGGTGTTTCACAACCATACGACGGCCAGCGATGGCACGGCCAGTCTGCGGGAGATGGCGGAGGCGGCCCGGGACCTGGGAATGCAGTATCTGGGTATCGCGGATCACAGCAAGTCGAGCTTCCAGGCGAATGGACTCAATGAGGCAAGGTTGAGGGCGCAGATCGCGGAGATTCATGCGCTGAATGAGGAGTTTGAAGGGCACTTCCGCCTCTTCTCCGGCACGGAGGTGGACATTCTGAAGGACGGCTCGCTGGACTTCAGCGATGAGCTTTTGTCGGAGCTGGACTACTGCGTGGCCAGTGTGCACAACGTCTTTAATCTGCCTGAGGCGGAGATGACGAAGCGCATCATCCGCGCGATTGAAAACCCGAACGTGACCATGCTGGGGCATGTGACAGGGCGGCTGCTTTTGCAGCGCCCATCCTATGCGGTGAACATCCCGGCGATCATTGACGCGGCGGCGGCTACGGGCACGATCATCGAGCTGAATGCAAGCGCCTGGCGGCTAGATATGGACTGGCGCTGGTGGCGGCTGGCGAAGGAGAAAGGCGTGAAGTGCAGCATCAATCCCGATGCGCACAGCACGCGCGGTTTGCAGGATGTTTTGTTCGGTGTGCGTGCGGCCCGCAAGGGCTGGCTGACGCGAAAAGATGTGATTAATTGCCTGCCGCTGGGAGAGGTGGAGCAGGCGCTGCGGAAGGGGAAGGCCTAA
- a CDS encoding MotA/TolQ/ExbB proton channel family protein, with product MDFIQHTLQLISDALLLPTLAAILLLLVWTLTMIGGLLREWLGRKAVRRCLHEALELARTPATGTAALEKLRDSPGGLPARFALSLGSRLQDLQERSKSLEDAETDVAARLSQLTWATRVAPMLGLMGTLIPLGPALTGLASGNVAELSSNLVVAFTATVCGVLIGCTTYTLTTIRRSWYGRDMNDLEYILTRLETRP from the coding sequence ATGGACTTCATCCAACACACTCTCCAGCTCATTTCAGATGCCCTCCTCCTGCCCACACTAGCAGCCATCCTGCTGCTGTTGGTCTGGACACTCACCATGATCGGGGGGCTCCTTCGCGAATGGTTAGGCCGAAAAGCAGTAAGACGCTGCCTGCATGAAGCCCTGGAACTGGCACGCACCCCCGCCACAGGCACCGCTGCACTGGAAAAGCTGCGCGACTCCCCCGGCGGACTGCCCGCCCGTTTTGCCCTCTCGCTAGGCTCCCGACTTCAAGATTTGCAGGAGCGCAGCAAATCCCTCGAAGATGCAGAGACCGATGTCGCCGCCCGCCTCTCCCAGCTCACCTGGGCCACCCGTGTCGCCCCCATGCTGGGCCTGATGGGCACACTCATTCCGTTAGGCCCCGCACTCACGGGCCTCGCCTCTGGGAATGTCGCCGAGCTTTCTAGCAACCTCGTCGTCGCCTTCACGGCCACGGTTTGCGGTGTGCTCATCGGCTGCACCACCTACACGCTCACCACCATTCGCCGGAGCTGGTATGGGCGCGACATGAACGACCTGGAATACATCCTCACACGCCTGGAAACCCGCCCATGA
- a CDS encoding DUF1501 domain-containing protein: protein MSDSPLHTTRRYFLGQCTGVSVGSMALSSLLGQASAASQAPALGLPGLPHFAPKAKRVIFLTQSGGPSQLELYDHKPGLMKWAGTELPESVRQGQRLTTMTANQKQLILPGITKFSRHGKSGATISEWLPHLGEVADDLCFIKSMTTDQINHAPAMTQFLTGNQIPGKPSMGAWVSYGLGSLNQNLPDYLVLISKMQRPSDQPLYDHYWGSGFLPSRYQGVKLRNSKDPVLYLRDPDGLPRHLRRGMLDGLAELNQMRFAQTNDAEITTRIRQYEMAYRMQASVPELTDLSDEPDSVFDLYGPDSRRAGSYAANCILARRLAERGVRFIQLFHPDWDHHSRLPSWCTARCRDTDQPSAALIKDLKQRGLLDDTLVIWGGEFGRGVAGQGKWDSPEAGRDHHPRCFTMWMAGGGVKPGLTYGSTDDFSYNVAENPVHVRDLHATVMHLLGIEHERFTFRSQGLDFRLSGVEQANVVKGVLA, encoded by the coding sequence ATGAGTGATTCCCCCCTGCACACCACCCGCCGTTATTTCCTGGGCCAGTGCACCGGCGTCTCCGTCGGCTCCATGGCTCTCTCCTCTTTGTTAGGCCAGGCCTCCGCCGCCAGCCAGGCCCCTGCGCTAGGACTGCCCGGTCTGCCCCACTTTGCGCCCAAGGCGAAGCGTGTCATCTTCCTCACGCAGTCCGGCGGTCCTTCCCAGCTTGAGCTTTATGACCACAAGCCCGGCCTCATGAAATGGGCCGGGACCGAGCTTCCGGAATCCGTCCGCCAGGGCCAGCGCCTCACCACCATGACGGCGAACCAAAAGCAGCTCATCCTGCCCGGCATCACCAAGTTTTCCCGCCATGGCAAAAGCGGGGCCACCATCAGCGAATGGCTGCCGCATCTGGGCGAGGTCGCGGATGACCTCTGCTTCATCAAGTCCATGACCACGGACCAGATCAATCACGCTCCGGCCATGACCCAGTTCCTCACCGGCAACCAGATCCCCGGCAAGCCCAGCATGGGCGCGTGGGTCAGCTACGGCCTCGGCAGTCTCAACCAGAACCTGCCCGACTACCTCGTGCTCATCTCCAAAATGCAGCGCCCCAGCGACCAGCCGCTCTATGACCACTACTGGGGCAGCGGCTTCCTCCCCTCACGCTACCAGGGCGTGAAGCTGCGCAACTCCAAGGACCCCGTACTCTACCTGCGCGATCCCGATGGCCTCCCGCGCCACCTGCGCCGTGGCATGCTCGATGGCCTCGCCGAGCTCAACCAGATGCGCTTTGCCCAAACCAACGATGCTGAAATCACCACCCGCATCCGCCAGTATGAAATGGCCTACCGCATGCAGGCCAGCGTGCCGGAACTCACCGACCTCAGCGACGAACCCGATTCCGTCTTCGACCTGTACGGCCCCGACTCCCGCCGCGCCGGCAGCTACGCGGCCAACTGCATCCTCGCCCGCCGCCTCGCCGAGCGCGGCGTCCGTTTCATCCAGCTCTTCCATCCTGACTGGGATCACCACAGTCGCCTGCCAAGCTGGTGTACCGCCCGCTGCCGCGATACCGACCAGCCCAGCGCCGCCCTGATCAAGGACTTGAAACAGCGAGGCCTCCTCGACGACACCCTCGTCATCTGGGGTGGCGAATTCGGCCGTGGCGTCGCCGGCCAGGGCAAGTGGGACAGCCCCGAAGCCGGGCGCGACCACCACCCGCGCTGCTTCACCATGTGGATGGCCGGTGGCGGCGTGAAGCCCGGCCTAACCTATGGTTCGACCGACGACTTTAGCTACAACGTCGCCGAAAACCCCGTCCACGTCCGCGATCTCCACGCCACCGTCATGCACCTCCTCGGCATCGAGCATGAACGCTTCACCTTCCGCTCCCAAGGCCTCGACTTCCGCCTCTCTGGCGTGGAGCAGGCGAACGTGGTGAAGGGTGTGCTGGCTTGA